One window of bacterium genomic DNA carries:
- a CDS encoding glycoside hydrolase family 55 protein yields the protein MVKTALLLLLLILSLPKEGKTQADPYASLPHGTMFRNVRDFGAKGDGVSDDTQAFINALDHNVGIEGEKKHGTVYIPPGNYVIKDTLIIWKGTHLIGDMSNPPTLILPSKTEGFSDASNPKPLIVTANGWGMDPKSRDWQTRRDDKGGSTNNTFFTSIRNIKIRIESGNPGAIGIYWCVAQATALRDVEIEGGDAYACIRTSLWGGGGVISNIKVIGGERGWEVDQTSQFLIRSATFSQQSLYAIRLRGIWNFVFLDLRISNVKSGVVLEGGNCVSFIDSSFENIEDGIGISPQPMPACLFLQNITSEGLKEIVKGLLFADGNRIDRWIASEEIYKDGEKVAKIQFKGKLEKLPSPAFPRMSEKVRSVTEFGALPDDGIDDTEAIQEAINKCEEIYFPSGEYLISDTLHLKPHTKLFGEHPARIILRSEKEKFKEPDNPAPMIETPDAPDGTITIVNMFLSIDEAMNGAYFINWRVGEKSKIVDVYLFANENQPFIWRISGKGGGFFENLWWPAGYAIEGKTGAIITSTGRKWFYSWQHEHFSQYPVIFRNVLFV from the coding sequence GACGGTGTAAGCGATGATACACAAGCTTTCATAAACGCTTTAGACCACAATGTAGGGATTGAGGGAGAGAAAAAACACGGAACAGTTTACATACCACCAGGAAATTATGTGATAAAAGACACGCTGATAATCTGGAAAGGCACCCATCTTATCGGGGACATGAGCAACCCACCTACTCTAATTCTCCCCTCAAAAACGGAGGGTTTCTCTGACGCCTCAAACCCCAAGCCGCTGATTGTAACCGCGAATGGTTGGGGAATGGACCCTAAATCCCGTGATTGGCAAACTCGCAGAGATGATAAAGGTGGTTCCACAAATAACACTTTCTTCACAAGCATTAGAAATATAAAGATAAGAATTGAGAGTGGGAATCCAGGTGCGATAGGAATCTACTGGTGCGTTGCACAGGCTACCGCTTTAAGAGATGTTGAGATTGAGGGAGGCGATGCCTACGCTTGTATCAGGACTTCCCTATGGGGCGGTGGTGGAGTGATTTCCAATATAAAGGTTATAGGTGGAGAAAGAGGATGGGAAGTAGACCAGACGAGCCAATTCCTTATTCGCTCCGCCACTTTCTCCCAACAAAGCCTATACGCTATCCGCCTTAGAGGTATCTGGAACTTCGTCTTCTTAGACCTTCGTATATCAAATGTAAAATCGGGCGTTGTGTTAGAGGGTGGGAATTGCGTTAGCTTTATAGATTCCTCCTTTGAAAATATAGAGGATGGGATAGGGATAAGCCCTCAACCAATGCCAGCTTGTCTTTTCCTCCAAAATATAACCTCCGAAGGATTAAAGGAAATAGTAAAGGGTCTCCTCTTTGCTGATGGGAATAGAATTGACAGATGGATTGCGAGCGAAGAGATATACAAGGATGGCGAGAAGGTTGCCAAAATACAATTTAAGGGAAAATTGGAAAAATTGCCGTCGCCTGCTTTCCCTCGGATGAGCGAAAAAGTGAGGAGCGTTACGGAGTTTGGGGCATTGCCCGATGACGGCATTGACGATACCGAGGCAATCCAAGAAGCGATAAATAAATGCGAAGAGATATACTTTCCTTCAGGAGAGTATCTAATCTCCGACACTCTTCACTTGAAACCCCATACAAAGCTCTTCGGCGAGCATCCTGCGCGTATTATCCTTCGCTCGGAAAAGGAGAAATTCAAAGAGCCTGATAATCCAGCCCCAATGATAGAGACGCCAGATGCTCCAGATGGAACTATTACAATAGTGAACATGTTCTTATCAATAGATGAAGCAATGAATGGTGCTTACTTTATTAATTGGCGTGTAGGTGAGAAATCAAAGATTGTTGATGTTTACCTCTTCGCTAACGAAAATCAGCCATTTATTTGGAGGATAAGTGGGAAAGGAGGTGGCTTTTTCGAGAATCTATGGTGGCCTGCGGGATACGCTATTGAGGGGAAAACAGGAGCGATTATAACTTCAACCGGAAGGAAGTGGTTTTACAGCTGGCAACACGAACACTTCTCCCAATATCCCGTTATATTTAGAAACGTATTATTTGTTTAG